One region of Populus trichocarpa isolate Nisqually-1 chromosome 4, P.trichocarpa_v4.1, whole genome shotgun sequence genomic DNA includes:
- the LOC7487392 gene encoding DNA repair protein RAD4 isoform X3 translates to MDDIDWEDGSSSILGHVKNHPGDGIREVTIEFSESPDSAKRKPIRRATAEEKGLAELVHKVHLLCLLARGRIIDHACDDPLIQASLLSILPAHLSNTLGDPKLHAKALSPLAHWFHNNFHVASSVSEKRSFHSALSCALETREGTLEELAALSVALFRALKLTTRFVSILDVASIKPDADKYESLSQGTSKMHRGIFNTSTLMVDRPKEVFIPPKSLSCNEKKNVAETSSKTSCKSKDNCSRSKKIQSNDSPPAVELKDKMVDTFPCEAQNNTSEECVTKKSQGSKRKGDLEFEMQLQMAMSATAVATQSNKELDVKESSNSSDVSSPFKRIRKIANEESSSQGISTALGSRKIGSPLYWAEVYCSGENLTGKWVHVDAVHDIVDGEQKVEAAADACKTSLRYVVAFAGLGAKDVTRRYCMKWYKIASQRVNSLWWDAVLAPLRELESGATGGMAHLEKPHADASNEHENVIASGLSDLPMPNELPSNVDLPKESGRKNDVESSGRNSFAATRNTIEDMELQTRALTEPLPTNQQAYKNHLLYAIEKWLTKCQILHPKGPILGFCSGHPVYPRACVQTLRTKERWLREGLQVKVKELPAKVVKQSGKLKKVQFSEDDDYGETDSGVVELYGMWQLEPLQLPHAVNGIVPKNERGQVDVWSEKCLPPGTVHLRLPRVFYVAKRLEIDYAPAMVGFEFRNGRSVPVFDGIVVCNEFKDAILEAYAEEEERRDAEEKKRNEAQAISRWYQLLSSIITRQRLNNSYGNGLLPQMPSNVQNTNNQPDVHVGSTQPPGHQKDAKDRKLNAPSMTLTDDHEHVFLVEDQSFDEETSTRTKRCHCGFSVQVEEL, encoded by the exons ATGGATGACATAGATTGGGAAGATGGTTCGTCTTCCATACTGGGTCATGTAAAAAATCATCCAGGTGATGGCATTAGGGAGGTTACTATTGAATTCAGTGAGTCGCCTGACTCTGCTAAACGGAAGCCCATTCGTCGAGCTACTGCTGAAGAAAAG GGATTGGCTGAGCTTGTGCATAAGGTTCACCTGCTTTGTTTACTTGCAAGGGGCAGAATAATTGATCATGCTTGTGATGATCCTCTCATTCAG GCCTCTTTACTTTCTATTCTACCGGCGCATTTGTCGAATACATTAGGGGACCCTAAACTTCATGCTAAGGCTTTATCTCCTCTTGCCCATTGG TTTCATAATAACTTTCATGTTGCAAGTTCAGTCAGTGAAAAGAGATCATTTCATTCTGCTTTGTCATGTGCTCTTGAAACTCGTGAAGGGACTCTAGAGGAG CTTGCAGCGTTATCTGTGGCACTATTTAGAGCTTTGAAGCTCACAACCCG ATTTGTATCCATCCTTGATGTTGCTTCCATAAAACCTGATGCTGACAAATACGAGTCCTTGAGTCAAGGTACAAGTAAAATGCATAGGGGAATATTCAACACTTCAACACTGATGGTGGATAGACCGAAAGAGGTTTTCATACCTCCTAAATCTCTCTCatgtaatgagaaaaaaaatgttgccgAAACCTCATCAAAGACTTCATGCAAAAGTAAAGATAACTGTTCAAGGAGCAAGAAAATTCAATCTAATGATTCTCCTCCTGCTGTTGAACTAAAAGATAAGATGGTAGATACATTTCCATGTGAGGCACAAAATAACACTTCTGAGGAATGTGTTACCAAGAAATCTCAGGGTTCAAAGAGGAAAGGTGATCTTGAGTTTGAGATGCAGTTGCAAATGGCCATGTCTGCAACAGCAGTTGCAACTCAAAGTAACAAAGAATTGGATGTAAAAGAATCAAGTAATTCATCTGATGTCTCTTCTCCATTTaaaagaatcagaaaaattGCAAATGAAGAATCTTCCTCTCAGGGAATCTCGACTGCTCTTGGATCCAGAAAAATAGGATCTCCTCTTTATTGGGCAGAAGTATACTGCAGTGGAGAAAATCTGACAGGAAAGTGGGTGCATGTGGATGCTGTACATGATATTGTAGATGGAGAGCAGAAGGTGGAAGCTGCAGCTGATGCTTGCAAAACATCTCTGAGATATGTAGTTGCTTTTGCTGGGCTTGGGGCTAAAGATGTGACTCGCAG GTACTGTATGAAGTGGTACAAGATAGCATCACAAAGAGTTAACTCGCTTTGGTGGGATGCAGTATTGGCCCCACTGAGAGAGTTAGAGTCAGGAGCAACTGGAGGTATGGCACATTTGGAAAAGCCCCATGCTGATGCCTCAAATGAACATGAAAATGTAATAGCATCAGGATTGTCTGATCTTCCAATGCCGAATGAACTTCCAAGCAATGTTGACTTGCCCAAAGAATCTGGGAGGAAGAATGATGTAGAATCTTCTGGCAGGAATTCTTTTGCTGCTACTAGAAACACTATTGAGGATATGGAATTGCAAACTAGGGCACTAACTGAGCCTCTTCCCACTAATCAGCAG GCATACAAAAATCATTTGCTATATGCAATTGAAAAATGGCTTACAAAGTGTCAAATACTTCATCCTAAGGGTCCTATTCTGGGATTTTGTTCTGGACACCCTGTTTATCCTCGTGCTTGTGTACAGACACTCAGAACAAAAGAGAGATGGCTGCGTGAAGGGCTGCAAGTTAAAGTAAAGGAACTTCCAGCTAAG GTAGTGAAACAATCTGGAAAGCTTAAGAAAGTGCAATTTTCCGAAGATGATGATTATGGTGAGACTGATTCCGGAGTTGTTGAACTTTATGGAATGTGGCAGCTAGAACCCTTGCAACTTCCCCATGCTGTAAATGGGATTGTTCCAAAG AATGAACGAGGTCAAGTTGATGTGTGGTCTGAGAAATGCCTGCCACCAGGGACTGTGCACTTAAGATTGCCAAGGGTATTTTATGTTGCCAAGAGACTGGAAATTGACTATGCACCTGCCATGGTTGGGTTTGAATTTAGAAATGGTAGATCTGTTCCAGTCTTTGATGGAATTGTTGTGTGCAATGAGTTCAAGGATGCAATATTAGAG GCATAtgctgaagaagaagagagaagagatgctgaagagaagaaaagaaatgaagcgCAAGCTATTTCTAGGTGGTATCAACTTCTTTCATCAATCATAACCAGACAAAGGCTGAACAACTCGTACGGGAATGGTTTGTTGCCTCAAATGCCAAGCAATGTCCAAAATACAAATAACCAGCCGGATGTGCATGTTGGTAGTACACAACCTCCAGGACACCAAAAAGATGCGAAGGATCGTAAGTTAAATGCTCCATCAATGACTCTAACAGATGACCATGAGCATGTGTTTTTGGTAGAGGATCAGAGTTTTGATGAGGAGACCTCAACAAGGACAAAGCGGTGTCATTGTGGATTTTCGGTCCAAGTAGAGGAATTGTAG
- the LOC7493556 gene encoding uncharacterized protein LOC7493556 isoform X1: MASQFSLLILILFLFNLASIHVTGDQIMLEDGYMVTTVLDGHKLNINPHAVQLRSSEIVVLDSSRSVFYTLPFPISQASVMVKRLSGEGKTGYIDGEPGLARFNKPKSFAVDLRGNVYVADQQNHAVRKISNSGVTSTIVGNYSQTGRQDGPGKTATFSSDFEVLFVPQICALLISDHGNQLLRQIDLKPEDCVIGSQSALGAVKFWVLGLALSCLLGIVIGIATRPYVIPHEGSRPLHFSKTWKHCLINLASLVPMSCFDVRNAIASSSLYMLSKRLLRLSLSHLSLMFQINTVGPKVSNKDFIALMDSDINNPVVGKSQTFADQLKEMIDSNVHSQLSSSSSDILKLGEGGLVRCDASLDVNGRINDMIQANIMGFGKLSKETSPVDVPLEGSLGLVKRR; the protein is encoded by the exons ATGGCTTCTCAATTCTCTTTGCTCATCCTCATCCTCTTCCTCTTCAACCTAGCTTCAATTCATG TGACAGGAGATCAGATCATGTTAGAAGATGGGTACATGGTAACTACAGTTTTGGATGGACACAAATTAAACATAAACCCTCATGCAGTTCAACTCAGATCATCTGAAATTGTTGTCCTCGATTCTTCTCGTAGTGTTTTTTACACTCTACCATTTCCCATTTCTCAGG CCAGCGTGATGGTTAAACGGTTATCTGGAGAGGGGAAAACTGGGTACATAGATGGAGAACCGGGTTTGGCTCGGTTCAATAAACCAAAGAGTTTTGCTGTTGATCTTAGAGGGAATGTTTATGTGGCTGATCAACAAAACCATGCTGTCAGAAAGATAAGCAACTCAG GGGTGACCTCCACCATCGTCGGGAATTACTCCCAGACAGGTCGGCAAGATGGTCCAGGGAAAACTGCAACATTCTCCAGTGATTTTGAGGTGCTTTTTGTTCCTCAAATATGCGCTTTGCTAATTTCAGATCATGGAAATCAGCTGCTTCGCCAGATTGATCTTAAGCCAGAGGATTGTGTAATTGGTTCTCAATCTG CACTCGGAGCTGTTAAATTTTGGGTTCTTGGACTGGCGCTTTCATGTTTGCTTGGCATAGTCATCGGGATTGCAACTCGCCCTTATGTTATCCCCCAT GAAGGCTCCAGACCCCTTCATTTCAGCAAGACATGGAAGCATTGCCTAATCAATCTGGCGAGTCTAGTACCGATGAGTTGCTTCGACGTCAGAAACGCAATTGCTAGTTCCAGTCTTTACATGCTTTCAAAGAGACTCTTAAGGCTGAGCCTGTCTCATCTTTCACTCATGTTCCAGATTAATACTGTAGGACCTAAGGTTTCAAACAAGGATTTCATAGCCTTGATGGATTCTGATATAAATAATCCTGTGGTCGGCAAGTCACAGACGTTTGCTGATCAGTTGAAGGAAATGATAGATTCTAATGTTCACTCGCAGTTATCAAGCTCGTCGAGCGACATCTTGAAGCTAGGAGAAGGGGGTCTTGTGAGATGTGACGCTTCATTAGATGTCAATGGAAGGATAAATGATATGATCCAGGCTAACATTATGGGATTCGGTAAGCTGTCCAAAGAAACATCTCCAGTTGATGTCCCTTTGGAAGGGAGTCTGGGTTTAGTTAAGAGGAGATGA
- the LOC7487391 gene encoding HMG-Y-related protein A — MAAEEISKPPSLPPYPEMIWSAIAALNETGGSNKTSISKYIESKHGNLPAGHTALLAHHLNRMTDTGELMFLKNNYMKPDPNAPPRRGRGRPPKPKDPLAPPADLAPARPRGRPPKDPNAPPKPVKPKATTAGSGKPRGRPRKMARPTGGITGTPTATSAVPMTTGSGRPRGRPPKVKAAAMTEVSVQN; from the exons ATGGCAGCTGAGGAGATTAGTAAGCCTCCATCACTCCCTCCTTACCCTGAG ATGATTTGGTCAGCCATTGCAGCATTGAATGAGACGGGTGGCTCTAACAAGACATCAATATCGAAATACATTGAATCAAAACACGGGAACTTGCCGGCTGGCCACACAGCTCTCCTCGCACACCACCTCAATCGAATGACGGATACCGGAGagttaatgtttttgaaaaacaactacatGAAGCCAGATCCCAATGCTCCTCCAAGGCGTGGTCGTGGTAGGCCCCCAAAGCCCAAGGATCCACTTGCACCACCCGCAGACCTGGCCCCCGCCAGACCGAGGGGTCGTCCACCAAAGGATCCAAATGCACCACCAAAGCCAGTGAAGCCGAAGGCTACCACTGCGGGAAGTGGAAAGCCAAGAGGGAGGCCACGCAAGATGGCACGACCCACCGGAGGAATAACCGGAACACCTACAGCTACCTCAGCAGTTCCAATGACAACAGGTAGTGGAAGGCCAAGGGGTCGGCCTCCAAAGGTGAAGGCTGCTGCTATGACTGAAGTGAGTGTTCAGAATTAG
- the LOC7487392 gene encoding DNA repair protein RAD4 isoform X2, with translation MSNEAVDKLVRRVKGRGSSGKKKQDNRLQCDSAATGENGLKSNGKQVVDARVTWNDLDARGLAQDPAANDTREVEGGGFQTTFQESDQEMDDIDWEDGSSSILGHVKNHPGDGIREVTIEFSESPDSAKRKPIRRATAEEKGLAELVHKVHLLCLLARGRIIDHACDDPLIQASLLSILPAHLSNTLGDPKLHAKALSPLAHWFHNNFHVASSVSEKRSFHSALSCALETREGTLEELAALSVALFRALKLTTRFVSILDVASIKPDADKYESLSQGTSKMHRGIFNTSTLMVDRPKEVFIPPKSLSCNEKKNVAETSSKTSCKSKDNCSRSKKIQSNDSPPAVELKDKMVDTFPCEAQNNTSEECVTKKSQGSKRKGDLEFEMQLQMAMSATAVATQSNKELDVKESSNSSDVSSPFKRIRKIANEESSSQGISTALGSRKIGSPLYWAEVYCSGENLTGKWVHVDAVHDIVDGEQKVEAAADACKTSLRYVVAFAGLGAKDVTRRYCMKWYKIASQRVNSLWWDAVLAPLRELESGATGGMAHLEKPHADASNEHENVIASGLSDLPMPNELPSNVDLPKESGRKNDVESSGRNSFAATRNTIEDMELQTRALTEPLPTNQQAYKNHLLYAIEKWLTKCQILHPKGPILGFCSGHPVYPRACVQTLRTKERWLREGLQVKVKELPAKVVKQSGKLKKVQFSEDDDYGETDSGVVELYGMWQLEPLQLPHAVNGIVPKNERGQVDVWSEKCLPPGTVHLRLPRVFYVAKRLEIDYAPAMVGFEFRNGRSVPVFDGIVVCNEFKDAILEAYAEEEERRDAEEKKRNEAQAISRWYQLLSSIITRQRLNNSYGNGLLPQMPSNVQNTNNQPDVHVGSTQPPGHQKDAKDRKLNAPSMTLTDDHEHVFLVEDQSFDEETSTRTKRCHCGFSVQVEEL, from the exons ATGTCAAATGAGGCAGTGGATAAGCTTGTAAGACGTGTGAAGGGGCGGGGATCATCTGGGAAGAAGAAACAAGATAATCGGCTGCAATGTGATTCTGCTGCCACT GGTGAGAATGGGCTAAAAAGTAATGGAAAACAAGTTGTAGATGCAAGAGTTACTTGGAATGACTTGGATGCTCGGGGTCTTGCTCAAGATCCTGCCGCAAATGACACTAGAGAAGTTGAAGGGGGAGGTTTTCAGACTACTTTTCAGGAGAGTGATCAAGAGATGGATGACATAGATTGGGAAGATGGTTCGTCTTCCATACTGGGTCATGTAAAAAATCATCCAGGTGATGGCATTAGGGAGGTTACTATTGAATTCAGTGAGTCGCCTGACTCTGCTAAACGGAAGCCCATTCGTCGAGCTACTGCTGAAGAAAAG GGATTGGCTGAGCTTGTGCATAAGGTTCACCTGCTTTGTTTACTTGCAAGGGGCAGAATAATTGATCATGCTTGTGATGATCCTCTCATTCAG GCCTCTTTACTTTCTATTCTACCGGCGCATTTGTCGAATACATTAGGGGACCCTAAACTTCATGCTAAGGCTTTATCTCCTCTTGCCCATTGG TTTCATAATAACTTTCATGTTGCAAGTTCAGTCAGTGAAAAGAGATCATTTCATTCTGCTTTGTCATGTGCTCTTGAAACTCGTGAAGGGACTCTAGAGGAG CTTGCAGCGTTATCTGTGGCACTATTTAGAGCTTTGAAGCTCACAACCCG ATTTGTATCCATCCTTGATGTTGCTTCCATAAAACCTGATGCTGACAAATACGAGTCCTTGAGTCAAGGTACAAGTAAAATGCATAGGGGAATATTCAACACTTCAACACTGATGGTGGATAGACCGAAAGAGGTTTTCATACCTCCTAAATCTCTCTCatgtaatgagaaaaaaaatgttgccgAAACCTCATCAAAGACTTCATGCAAAAGTAAAGATAACTGTTCAAGGAGCAAGAAAATTCAATCTAATGATTCTCCTCCTGCTGTTGAACTAAAAGATAAGATGGTAGATACATTTCCATGTGAGGCACAAAATAACACTTCTGAGGAATGTGTTACCAAGAAATCTCAGGGTTCAAAGAGGAAAGGTGATCTTGAGTTTGAGATGCAGTTGCAAATGGCCATGTCTGCAACAGCAGTTGCAACTCAAAGTAACAAAGAATTGGATGTAAAAGAATCAAGTAATTCATCTGATGTCTCTTCTCCATTTaaaagaatcagaaaaattGCAAATGAAGAATCTTCCTCTCAGGGAATCTCGACTGCTCTTGGATCCAGAAAAATAGGATCTCCTCTTTATTGGGCAGAAGTATACTGCAGTGGAGAAAATCTGACAGGAAAGTGGGTGCATGTGGATGCTGTACATGATATTGTAGATGGAGAGCAGAAGGTGGAAGCTGCAGCTGATGCTTGCAAAACATCTCTGAGATATGTAGTTGCTTTTGCTGGGCTTGGGGCTAAAGATGTGACTCGCAG GTACTGTATGAAGTGGTACAAGATAGCATCACAAAGAGTTAACTCGCTTTGGTGGGATGCAGTATTGGCCCCACTGAGAGAGTTAGAGTCAGGAGCAACTGGAGGTATGGCACATTTGGAAAAGCCCCATGCTGATGCCTCAAATGAACATGAAAATGTAATAGCATCAGGATTGTCTGATCTTCCAATGCCGAATGAACTTCCAAGCAATGTTGACTTGCCCAAAGAATCTGGGAGGAAGAATGATGTAGAATCTTCTGGCAGGAATTCTTTTGCTGCTACTAGAAACACTATTGAGGATATGGAATTGCAAACTAGGGCACTAACTGAGCCTCTTCCCACTAATCAGCAG GCATACAAAAATCATTTGCTATATGCAATTGAAAAATGGCTTACAAAGTGTCAAATACTTCATCCTAAGGGTCCTATTCTGGGATTTTGTTCTGGACACCCTGTTTATCCTCGTGCTTGTGTACAGACACTCAGAACAAAAGAGAGATGGCTGCGTGAAGGGCTGCAAGTTAAAGTAAAGGAACTTCCAGCTAAG GTAGTGAAACAATCTGGAAAGCTTAAGAAAGTGCAATTTTCCGAAGATGATGATTATGGTGAGACTGATTCCGGAGTTGTTGAACTTTATGGAATGTGGCAGCTAGAACCCTTGCAACTTCCCCATGCTGTAAATGGGATTGTTCCAAAG AATGAACGAGGTCAAGTTGATGTGTGGTCTGAGAAATGCCTGCCACCAGGGACTGTGCACTTAAGATTGCCAAGGGTATTTTATGTTGCCAAGAGACTGGAAATTGACTATGCACCTGCCATGGTTGGGTTTGAATTTAGAAATGGTAGATCTGTTCCAGTCTTTGATGGAATTGTTGTGTGCAATGAGTTCAAGGATGCAATATTAGAG GCATAtgctgaagaagaagagagaagagatgctgaagagaagaaaagaaatgaagcgCAAGCTATTTCTAGGTGGTATCAACTTCTTTCATCAATCATAACCAGACAAAGGCTGAACAACTCGTACGGGAATGGTTTGTTGCCTCAAATGCCAAGCAATGTCCAAAATACAAATAACCAGCCGGATGTGCATGTTGGTAGTACACAACCTCCAGGACACCAAAAAGATGCGAAGGATCGTAAGTTAAATGCTCCATCAATGACTCTAACAGATGACCATGAGCATGTGTTTTTGGTAGAGGATCAGAGTTTTGATGAGGAGACCTCAACAAGGACAAAGCGGTGTCATTGTGGATTTTCGGTCCAAGTAGAGGAATTGTAG
- the LOC7487392 gene encoding DNA repair protein RAD4 isoform X1, translated as MRTRSNNKQSSGKESTVSAIRDVDSESLADMSNEAVDKLVRRVKGRGSSGKKKQDNRLQCDSAATGENGLKSNGKQVVDARVTWNDLDARGLAQDPAANDTREVEGGGFQTTFQESDQEMDDIDWEDGSSSILGHVKNHPGDGIREVTIEFSESPDSAKRKPIRRATAEEKGLAELVHKVHLLCLLARGRIIDHACDDPLIQASLLSILPAHLSNTLGDPKLHAKALSPLAHWFHNNFHVASSVSEKRSFHSALSCALETREGTLEELAALSVALFRALKLTTRFVSILDVASIKPDADKYESLSQGTSKMHRGIFNTSTLMVDRPKEVFIPPKSLSCNEKKNVAETSSKTSCKSKDNCSRSKKIQSNDSPPAVELKDKMVDTFPCEAQNNTSEECVTKKSQGSKRKGDLEFEMQLQMAMSATAVATQSNKELDVKESSNSSDVSSPFKRIRKIANEESSSQGISTALGSRKIGSPLYWAEVYCSGENLTGKWVHVDAVHDIVDGEQKVEAAADACKTSLRYVVAFAGLGAKDVTRRYCMKWYKIASQRVNSLWWDAVLAPLRELESGATGGMAHLEKPHADASNEHENVIASGLSDLPMPNELPSNVDLPKESGRKNDVESSGRNSFAATRNTIEDMELQTRALTEPLPTNQQAYKNHLLYAIEKWLTKCQILHPKGPILGFCSGHPVYPRACVQTLRTKERWLREGLQVKVKELPAKVVKQSGKLKKVQFSEDDDYGETDSGVVELYGMWQLEPLQLPHAVNGIVPKNERGQVDVWSEKCLPPGTVHLRLPRVFYVAKRLEIDYAPAMVGFEFRNGRSVPVFDGIVVCNEFKDAILEAYAEEEERRDAEEKKRNEAQAISRWYQLLSSIITRQRLNNSYGNGLLPQMPSNVQNTNNQPDVHVGSTQPPGHQKDAKDRKLNAPSMTLTDDHEHVFLVEDQSFDEETSTRTKRCHCGFSVQVEEL; from the exons ATGCGTACAAGAAGCAACAACAAACAATCTTCAG GGAAGGAGAGTACAGTGAGTGCTATACGTGATGTGGATAGTGAAAGTCTAGCTGACATGTCAAATGAGGCAGTGGATAAGCTTGTAAGACGTGTGAAGGGGCGGGGATCATCTGGGAAGAAGAAACAAGATAATCGGCTGCAATGTGATTCTGCTGCCACT GGTGAGAATGGGCTAAAAAGTAATGGAAAACAAGTTGTAGATGCAAGAGTTACTTGGAATGACTTGGATGCTCGGGGTCTTGCTCAAGATCCTGCCGCAAATGACACTAGAGAAGTTGAAGGGGGAGGTTTTCAGACTACTTTTCAGGAGAGTGATCAAGAGATGGATGACATAGATTGGGAAGATGGTTCGTCTTCCATACTGGGTCATGTAAAAAATCATCCAGGTGATGGCATTAGGGAGGTTACTATTGAATTCAGTGAGTCGCCTGACTCTGCTAAACGGAAGCCCATTCGTCGAGCTACTGCTGAAGAAAAG GGATTGGCTGAGCTTGTGCATAAGGTTCACCTGCTTTGTTTACTTGCAAGGGGCAGAATAATTGATCATGCTTGTGATGATCCTCTCATTCAG GCCTCTTTACTTTCTATTCTACCGGCGCATTTGTCGAATACATTAGGGGACCCTAAACTTCATGCTAAGGCTTTATCTCCTCTTGCCCATTGG TTTCATAATAACTTTCATGTTGCAAGTTCAGTCAGTGAAAAGAGATCATTTCATTCTGCTTTGTCATGTGCTCTTGAAACTCGTGAAGGGACTCTAGAGGAG CTTGCAGCGTTATCTGTGGCACTATTTAGAGCTTTGAAGCTCACAACCCG ATTTGTATCCATCCTTGATGTTGCTTCCATAAAACCTGATGCTGACAAATACGAGTCCTTGAGTCAAGGTACAAGTAAAATGCATAGGGGAATATTCAACACTTCAACACTGATGGTGGATAGACCGAAAGAGGTTTTCATACCTCCTAAATCTCTCTCatgtaatgagaaaaaaaatgttgccgAAACCTCATCAAAGACTTCATGCAAAAGTAAAGATAACTGTTCAAGGAGCAAGAAAATTCAATCTAATGATTCTCCTCCTGCTGTTGAACTAAAAGATAAGATGGTAGATACATTTCCATGTGAGGCACAAAATAACACTTCTGAGGAATGTGTTACCAAGAAATCTCAGGGTTCAAAGAGGAAAGGTGATCTTGAGTTTGAGATGCAGTTGCAAATGGCCATGTCTGCAACAGCAGTTGCAACTCAAAGTAACAAAGAATTGGATGTAAAAGAATCAAGTAATTCATCTGATGTCTCTTCTCCATTTaaaagaatcagaaaaattGCAAATGAAGAATCTTCCTCTCAGGGAATCTCGACTGCTCTTGGATCCAGAAAAATAGGATCTCCTCTTTATTGGGCAGAAGTATACTGCAGTGGAGAAAATCTGACAGGAAAGTGGGTGCATGTGGATGCTGTACATGATATTGTAGATGGAGAGCAGAAGGTGGAAGCTGCAGCTGATGCTTGCAAAACATCTCTGAGATATGTAGTTGCTTTTGCTGGGCTTGGGGCTAAAGATGTGACTCGCAG GTACTGTATGAAGTGGTACAAGATAGCATCACAAAGAGTTAACTCGCTTTGGTGGGATGCAGTATTGGCCCCACTGAGAGAGTTAGAGTCAGGAGCAACTGGAGGTATGGCACATTTGGAAAAGCCCCATGCTGATGCCTCAAATGAACATGAAAATGTAATAGCATCAGGATTGTCTGATCTTCCAATGCCGAATGAACTTCCAAGCAATGTTGACTTGCCCAAAGAATCTGGGAGGAAGAATGATGTAGAATCTTCTGGCAGGAATTCTTTTGCTGCTACTAGAAACACTATTGAGGATATGGAATTGCAAACTAGGGCACTAACTGAGCCTCTTCCCACTAATCAGCAG GCATACAAAAATCATTTGCTATATGCAATTGAAAAATGGCTTACAAAGTGTCAAATACTTCATCCTAAGGGTCCTATTCTGGGATTTTGTTCTGGACACCCTGTTTATCCTCGTGCTTGTGTACAGACACTCAGAACAAAAGAGAGATGGCTGCGTGAAGGGCTGCAAGTTAAAGTAAAGGAACTTCCAGCTAAG GTAGTGAAACAATCTGGAAAGCTTAAGAAAGTGCAATTTTCCGAAGATGATGATTATGGTGAGACTGATTCCGGAGTTGTTGAACTTTATGGAATGTGGCAGCTAGAACCCTTGCAACTTCCCCATGCTGTAAATGGGATTGTTCCAAAG AATGAACGAGGTCAAGTTGATGTGTGGTCTGAGAAATGCCTGCCACCAGGGACTGTGCACTTAAGATTGCCAAGGGTATTTTATGTTGCCAAGAGACTGGAAATTGACTATGCACCTGCCATGGTTGGGTTTGAATTTAGAAATGGTAGATCTGTTCCAGTCTTTGATGGAATTGTTGTGTGCAATGAGTTCAAGGATGCAATATTAGAG GCATAtgctgaagaagaagagagaagagatgctgaagagaagaaaagaaatgaagcgCAAGCTATTTCTAGGTGGTATCAACTTCTTTCATCAATCATAACCAGACAAAGGCTGAACAACTCGTACGGGAATGGTTTGTTGCCTCAAATGCCAAGCAATGTCCAAAATACAAATAACCAGCCGGATGTGCATGTTGGTAGTACACAACCTCCAGGACACCAAAAAGATGCGAAGGATCGTAAGTTAAATGCTCCATCAATGACTCTAACAGATGACCATGAGCATGTGTTTTTGGTAGAGGATCAGAGTTTTGATGAGGAGACCTCAACAAGGACAAAGCGGTGTCATTGTGGATTTTCGGTCCAAGTAGAGGAATTGTAG
- the LOC7493556 gene encoding uncharacterized protein LOC7493556 isoform X2 gives MASQFSLLILILFLFNLASIHVTGDQIMLEDGYMVTTVLDGHKLNINPHAVQLRSSEIVVLDSSRSVFYTLPFPISQASVMVKRLSGEGKTGYIDGEPGLARFNKPKSFAVDLRGNVYVADQQNHAVRKISNSGVTSTIVGNYSQTGRQDGPGKTATFSSDFEVLFVPQICALLISDHGNQLLRQIDLKPEDCVIGSQSALGAVKFWVLGLALSCLLGIVIGIATRPYVIPHTGRLQTPSFQQDMEALPNQSGESSTDELLRRQKRNC, from the exons ATGGCTTCTCAATTCTCTTTGCTCATCCTCATCCTCTTCCTCTTCAACCTAGCTTCAATTCATG TGACAGGAGATCAGATCATGTTAGAAGATGGGTACATGGTAACTACAGTTTTGGATGGACACAAATTAAACATAAACCCTCATGCAGTTCAACTCAGATCATCTGAAATTGTTGTCCTCGATTCTTCTCGTAGTGTTTTTTACACTCTACCATTTCCCATTTCTCAGG CCAGCGTGATGGTTAAACGGTTATCTGGAGAGGGGAAAACTGGGTACATAGATGGAGAACCGGGTTTGGCTCGGTTCAATAAACCAAAGAGTTTTGCTGTTGATCTTAGAGGGAATGTTTATGTGGCTGATCAACAAAACCATGCTGTCAGAAAGATAAGCAACTCAG GGGTGACCTCCACCATCGTCGGGAATTACTCCCAGACAGGTCGGCAAGATGGTCCAGGGAAAACTGCAACATTCTCCAGTGATTTTGAGGTGCTTTTTGTTCCTCAAATATGCGCTTTGCTAATTTCAGATCATGGAAATCAGCTGCTTCGCCAGATTGATCTTAAGCCAGAGGATTGTGTAATTGGTTCTCAATCTG CACTCGGAGCTGTTAAATTTTGGGTTCTTGGACTGGCGCTTTCATGTTTGCTTGGCATAGTCATCGGGATTGCAACTCGCCCTTATGTTATCCCCCAT ACAGGAAGGCTCCAGACCCCTTCATTTCAGCAAGACATGGAAGCATTGCCTAATCAATCTGGCGAGTCTAGTACCGATGAGTTGCTTCGACGTCAGAAACGCAATTGCTAG